In Panthera leo isolate Ple1 chromosome B3, P.leo_Ple1_pat1.1, whole genome shotgun sequence, a single genomic region encodes these proteins:
- the PLEKHG3 gene encoding pleckstrin homology domain-containing family G member 3 isoform X8, with amino-acid sequence MPVSASLRQERSQERPVSLTSTTSSSGSSRDSRGAMEDPSGSEASAENGAGSPRGRHPPNGNPNSSSWLSVRGPLSPFSSRAPAAPAHKLSYLGRVVREIVETERMYVQDLRSIVEDYLLKIIDTPGLLKPEQVSALFGNIENIYALNSQLLRDLDGCNSDPVAVASCFVERSQEFDIYTQYCNNYPNSVAALTECMRDKQQAKFFRDRQELLQHSLPLGSYLLKPVQRILKYHLLLQEIAKHFDEEEDGFEVVEDAIDTMTCVAWYINDMKRRHEHAVRLQEIQSLLINWKGPDLTIYGELVLEGTFRVHRVRNERTFFLFDKALLITKKRGDHFVYKSHIPCSSLMLIESTRDSLCFTVTHYKHSKQQYNIQAKTVEEKRSWTHHIKRLILENHHTTIPQKAKEAILEMDSYYPSRYRCSPERLKKAWSSQDEVSTHVRQGRRQSEPTRHLLRQLSEKAGGTAGMKEKGRRESEGPKSRRRPGGRSPTSAEKRMSFESTSSLPEVEPDPEPETEQEVFAAVEGASIEEVPSDMESPEVLETQLDAHQELLGMAPPGDMVDFVVAESTEDLKTLSSEEEEEEEEDVGATQESESLLPPSVLDQASIIAERFVSSFSRRSSLALEDGKASGFGSPRLTSRSSSVLSLEGSEKGSARRGSTTDALGSQPPPEVDSGVGVATESSPSVNGTEPPSPGCPAEPDRSSCKKKESALSTRDRLLLDKIKSYYENAEHHDAGFSIRRRESLSYIPKGLVRNSVSRFNSLPRPDPEPTAPLGHRRQVGSRPASWAMFDLPGPGQASAGEPAPITDAEFRPSSEIVKIWEGMESPGESSHKGPGQGQANGFDLHEPLFILEEHELGAITEESAAASPESASPTERPSPAHLARELKELVKELSGDVQGELVAPLHPRIVQLSHVMDGRVSERVKNKVYQLARQYSLRIKSKSVPARPPLQWGKAAPTIPCLQEEAGAPSGGKGKRKPVLSLLNDEQTVAPEHSPPKPCSPRHCSFSPTAASPRTTSPGVRPSSRSPLSPFDTETFNWPDVRELCSKYTSHDEAFQAEGGRPRGQPVNRSRSVPENMVEPPLAGKVGRCCSVGAKRGRADPEATQPQPPGGLPQSRPVGEEALYVTADLTLENNGRVIVMEKGPLPCPAAGLEEGSGQRPSSPAAAVGQGLDFQESGISRSPEYWPKEEGPRDPVDPGQQGRVRNLREKFQALNSVG; translated from the exons atgcctgtctctgcctctctccgcCAAGAGCGCAGCCAGGAGCGGCCAGTGAGCCtgacctccaccacctcctcgtCGGGTTCATCCCGTGACAGCCGCGGTGCCATGGAGGATCCCAGTGGCTCCGAGGCTTCTGCTGAGAACGGGGCAGGCTCCCCGCGCGGCCGGCATCCCCCCAACGGCAACCCCAACTCCAGCAGCTGGCTGAGCGTGAGGGGGCCCCTGTCTCCATTCAGCAGCCGGGCCCCGGCGGCCCCAGCACATAAGCTCAGCTACCTGGGCCGAGTGGTGCGGGAGATCGTGGAGACGGAGCGGATGTATGTGCAGGACCTGCGCAGCATCGTGGAG GACTACCTCTTGAAGATCATTGACACGCCTGGGCTGCTGAAGCCAGAACAAGTCAGCGCCCTCTTTGGGAACATAGAAAACATCTATGCACTGAACAG ccagctaCTCAGAGACCTGGACGGCTGCAATAGTGACCCTGTGGCTGTGGCCAGCTGCTTTGTGGAAAGG AGCCAAGAGTTTGATATCTACACCCAGTATTGCAACAACTACCCCAA ctcagTGGCCGCCCTGACCGAGTGCATGCGGGACAAGCAACAGGCCAAGTTCTTTCGGGACCGGCAGGAGCTGCTACAGCACTCTCTGCCCTTGGGCTCCTACTTGCTGAAGCCCGTCCAGCGCATCCTCAAGTACCACCTGCTGCTCCAG GAAATCGCCAAACATTTTGATGAAGAAGAAGACGGCTTCGAGGTGGTGGAGGATGCCATTGACACCATGACCTGCGTGGCCTGGTACATCAATGACATGAAGAGGAGGCACGAGCATGCAGTCCGGCTCCAG GAGATTCAGTCACTGCTCATCAATTGGAAGGGACCAGACCTGACCATCTACGGGGAGCTCGTCCTGGAGGGCACGTTCCGCGTGCACCGTGTGCGCAACGAGAGGACCTTCTTCCTCTTTGACAAAGCTCTGCTCATCACCAAGAAGCGAGGCGATCACTTTGTCTACAAGAGTCATATCCCG tgcTCCTCCCTGATGCTGATCGAAAGCACCAGAGACTCCCTGTGCTTCACCGTCACCCACTACAAGCACAGCAAGCAGCAGTACAACATCCAG GCCAAGACAGTGGAGGAGAAACGGAGCTGGACTCACCACATCAAGAGGCTCATCCTGGAGAACCACCACACCACTATCCCCCAGAAG gcCAAGGAAGCCATCTTGGAAATGGACTCCTACT ATCCCAGTCGGTACCGCTGCAGCCCGGAGCGCCTGAAGAAGGCTTGGTCCTCCCAGGACGAAGTGTCCACCCACGTGCGGCAGGGGCGCCGGCAGTCTG AGCCCACCAGACACCTGCTCAGGCAACTCAGTGAGAAAG CAGGCGGAACAGCGGGAATGAAG GAGAAGGGGCGTAGGGAGTCCGAAGGCCCCAAGAGCCGCAGAAGGCCCGGCGGCCGGTCTCCCACTAGTGCTGAGAAGCGCATGAGCTTTGAGTCCACCTCTTCGCTGCCAGAG GTTGAGCCAGACCCTGAGCCTGAGACAGAGCAGGAAGTATTTGCTGCTGTGGAAGGTGCCAGCATCGAGGAGGTGCCCTCAGACATGGAGTCTCCAGAAGTCCTGGAAACACAGCTTGATGCCCACCAGGAGCTGCTGGGGATGGCCCCCCCGGGTGACATGGTGGACTTTGTGGTGGCTGAGAGCACCGAGGACCTTAAGACTCTGagcagtgaggaggaggaggaggaggaggaggacgtgGGTGCCACGCAGGAGTCCGAGAGCCTCCTGCCGCCCTCTGTGCTGGACCAGGCCAGCATCATTGCCGAGCGCTTCGTCAGCAGCTTCTCTCGGCGGAGCAGCCTGGCCCTGGAGGATGGCAAGGCCAGCGGCTTTGGGAGCCCGAGGCTGACAAGCCGGAGCAGCAGCGTGCTCAGCCTAGAGGGCAGCGAGAAGGGCTCGGCCCGGCGTGGCAGCACCACCGACGCCCTCGGCTCGCAGCCGCCCCCAGAGGTGGACAGTGGTGTGGGCGTGGCCACGGAGAGCAGCCCTTCGGTCAACGGGACGGAGCCCCCGAGTCCAGGCTGCCCTGCAGAGCCCGACAGGTCTTCCTGTAAGAAGAAGGAATCGGCACTCTCCACCCGAGACCGGCTGTTGCTGGACAAGATCAAGAGCTACTATGAGAACGCGGAGCACCATGACGCGGGCTTTAGCATCCGGCGCCGAGAGAGCCTCTCCTACATCCCCAAAGGGCTGGTGAGGAACTCCGTTTCCAGATTCAACAGCCTTCCCAGGCCGGACCCAGAGCCCACGGCTCCGCTGGGGCACAGGAGGCAGGTGGGCTCCCGGCCGGCTTCGTGGGCTATGTTTGACCTCCCAGGCCCCGGCCAGGCGAGCGCTGGGGAGCCGGCTCCTATCACAGATGCTGAGTTCAGGCCGTCTTCAGAAATTGTAAAGATCTGGGAGGGAATGGAGTCTCCCGGGGAGAGCTCTCACAAGGGGCCTGGCCAAGGCCAGGCCAATGGTTTTGACCTGCACGAACCGCTCTTCATCCTGGAGGAGCACGAACTGGGGGCCATCACTGAGGAGTCGGCCGCTGCCTCCCCTGAGAGTGCCTCCCCCACGGAGCGGCCCAGCCCGGCCCACCTGGCCCGGGAGCTGAAGGAGCTCGTGAAGGAGCTGAGTGGCGACGTCCAGGGGGAGCTGGTGGCTCCACTGCACCCACGCATCGTCCAGCTCTCCCACGTGATGGATGGCCGCGTGAGCGAGCGAGTCAAGAACAAGGTCTACCAGCTGGCCCGCCAGTACAGCCTGCGGATCAAGAGCAAATCTGTGCCAGCCAGGCCACCACTCCAGTGGGGAAAGGCGGCTCCCACCATTCCCTGCCTGCAGGAGGAGGCTGGAGCGCCCTCGGGTGGCAAAG GTAAGAGAAAGCCGGTGCTGTCCCTCCTCAACGATGAGCAGACGGTGGCCCCGGAGCATAGCCCGCCCAAGCCCTGCTCTCCTCGGCATTGCTCCTTCAGCCCCACCGCTGCCAGCCCGAGGACCACCTCGCCTGGGGTCCGGCCCTCCTCTCGAAGCCCCCTCAGCCCCTTCGACACTGAGACCTTCAACTGGCCTGACGTCCGAGAGCTCTGCTCCAAGTACACCTCCCACGACGAGGCATTCCAGGCCGAGGGCGGCCGGCCCCGTGGCCAGCCTGTCAACCGGAGCCGCTCGGTGCCGGAGAACATGGTGGAGCCCCCTCTGGCGGGCAAGGTGGGCCGCTGCTGCAGCGTGGGCGCCAAGAGGGGCCGGGCAGACCCAGAGgccacccagccccagccccctgggGGATTGCCCCAAAGCAGGCCGGTCGGAGAGGAAGCCCTGTATGTCACCGCGGACCTCACCCTGGAGAACAACGGGCGGGTGATCGTCATGGAGAAGggccctctgccctgccccgctgcggggctggaggagggcagtGGGCAGAGACCAAGCTCACCAGCAGCCGCGGTGGGACAGGGCCTGGATTTCCAGGAGTCTGGGATTTCCAGGAGTCCGGAGTATTGGCCAAAGGAAGAGGGTCCCAGGGACCCAGTGGACCCAGGCCAGCAGGGCAGAGTGAGAAACCTGAGGGAGAAATTCCAGGCCTTGAACTCCGTAGGGTGA
- the PLEKHG3 gene encoding pleckstrin homology domain-containing family G member 3 isoform X1 — translation MPVSASLRQERSQERPVSLTSTTSSSGSSRDSRGAMEDPSGSEASAENGAGSPRGRHPPNGNPNSSSWLSVRGPLSPFSSRAPAAPAHKLSYLGRVVREIVETERMYVQDLRSIVEDYLLKIIDTPGLLKPEQVSALFGNIENIYALNSQLLRDLDGCNSDPVAVASCFVERSQEFDIYTQYCNNYPNSVAALTECMRDKQQAKFFRDRQELLQHSLPLGSYLLKPVQRILKYHLLLQEIAKHFDEEEDGFEVVEDAIDTMTCVAWYINDMKRRHEHAVRLQEIQSLLINWKGPDLTIYGELVLEGTFRVHRVRNERTFFLFDKALLITKKRGDHFVYKSHIPCSSLMLIESTRDSLCFTVTHYKHSKQQYNIQAKTVEEKRSWTHHIKRLILENHHTTIPQKAKEAILEMDSYYPSRYRCSPERLKKAWSSQDEVSTHVRQGRRQSEPGQPLFSRASLPSGQRGFTEPGHKGRRKSEPTRHLLRQLSEKAGGTAGMKHAGSAGALLDFGRPPRAQGIQPEAEGAAREEQEEEEEEEEEEEVVEEEEEEEEEQAFQVSLEDLAGHEGSEKGARLEPQGSEEEEEEEEEESLAVAEQVADFASSLLAALHCWHYRANALLFSRGAMEKGRRESEGPKSRRRPGGRSPTSAEKRMSFESTSSLPEVEPDPEPETEQEVFAAVEGASIEEVPSDMESPEVLETQLDAHQELLGMAPPGDMVDFVVAESTEDLKTLSSEEEEEEEEDVGATQESESLLPPSVLDQASIIAERFVSSFSRRSSLALEDGKASGFGSPRLTSRSSSVLSLEGSEKGSARRGSTTDALGSQPPPEVDSGVGVATESSPSVNGTEPPSPGCPAEPDRSSCKKKESALSTRDRLLLDKIKSYYENAEHHDAGFSIRRRESLSYIPKGLVRNSVSRFNSLPRPDPEPTAPLGHRRQVGSRPASWAMFDLPGPGQASAGEPAPITDAEFRPSSEIVKIWEGMESPGESSHKGPGQGQANGFDLHEPLFILEEHELGAITEESAAASPESASPTERPSPAHLARELKELVKELSGDVQGELVAPLHPRIVQLSHVMDGRVSERVKNKVYQLARQYSLRIKSKSVPARPPLQWGKAAPTIPCLQEEAGAPSGGKGKRKPVLSLLNDEQTVAPEHSPPKPCSPRHCSFSPTAASPRTTSPGVRPSSRSPLSPFDTETFNWPDVRELCSKYTSHDEAFQAEGGRPRGQPVNRSRSVPENMVEPPLAGKVGRCCSVGAKRGRADPEATQPQPPGGLPQSRPVGEEALYVTADLTLENNGRVIVMEKGPLPCPAAGLEEGSGQRPSSPAAAVGQGLDFQESGISRSPEYWPKEEGPRDPVDPGQQGRVRNLREKFQALNSVG, via the exons atgcctgtctctgcctctctccgcCAAGAGCGCAGCCAGGAGCGGCCAGTGAGCCtgacctccaccacctcctcgtCGGGTTCATCCCGTGACAGCCGCGGTGCCATGGAGGATCCCAGTGGCTCCGAGGCTTCTGCTGAGAACGGGGCAGGCTCCCCGCGCGGCCGGCATCCCCCCAACGGCAACCCCAACTCCAGCAGCTGGCTGAGCGTGAGGGGGCCCCTGTCTCCATTCAGCAGCCGGGCCCCGGCGGCCCCAGCACATAAGCTCAGCTACCTGGGCCGAGTGGTGCGGGAGATCGTGGAGACGGAGCGGATGTATGTGCAGGACCTGCGCAGCATCGTGGAG GACTACCTCTTGAAGATCATTGACACGCCTGGGCTGCTGAAGCCAGAACAAGTCAGCGCCCTCTTTGGGAACATAGAAAACATCTATGCACTGAACAG ccagctaCTCAGAGACCTGGACGGCTGCAATAGTGACCCTGTGGCTGTGGCCAGCTGCTTTGTGGAAAGG AGCCAAGAGTTTGATATCTACACCCAGTATTGCAACAACTACCCCAA ctcagTGGCCGCCCTGACCGAGTGCATGCGGGACAAGCAACAGGCCAAGTTCTTTCGGGACCGGCAGGAGCTGCTACAGCACTCTCTGCCCTTGGGCTCCTACTTGCTGAAGCCCGTCCAGCGCATCCTCAAGTACCACCTGCTGCTCCAG GAAATCGCCAAACATTTTGATGAAGAAGAAGACGGCTTCGAGGTGGTGGAGGATGCCATTGACACCATGACCTGCGTGGCCTGGTACATCAATGACATGAAGAGGAGGCACGAGCATGCAGTCCGGCTCCAG GAGATTCAGTCACTGCTCATCAATTGGAAGGGACCAGACCTGACCATCTACGGGGAGCTCGTCCTGGAGGGCACGTTCCGCGTGCACCGTGTGCGCAACGAGAGGACCTTCTTCCTCTTTGACAAAGCTCTGCTCATCACCAAGAAGCGAGGCGATCACTTTGTCTACAAGAGTCATATCCCG tgcTCCTCCCTGATGCTGATCGAAAGCACCAGAGACTCCCTGTGCTTCACCGTCACCCACTACAAGCACAGCAAGCAGCAGTACAACATCCAG GCCAAGACAGTGGAGGAGAAACGGAGCTGGACTCACCACATCAAGAGGCTCATCCTGGAGAACCACCACACCACTATCCCCCAGAAG gcCAAGGAAGCCATCTTGGAAATGGACTCCTACT ATCCCAGTCGGTACCGCTGCAGCCCGGAGCGCCTGAAGAAGGCTTGGTCCTCCCAGGACGAAGTGTCCACCCACGTGCGGCAGGGGCGCCGGCAGTCTG AGCCCGGTCAGCCCCTGTTCAGCCGGGCATCACTCCCCAGCGGGCAGCGAGGCTTCACGGAGCCAGGCCATAAGGGCCGTAGGAAGTCGG AGCCCACCAGACACCTGCTCAGGCAACTCAGTGAGAAAG CAGGCGGAACAGCGGGAATGAAG CATGCAGGCAGTGCCGGCGCTCTCCTGGACTTTGGGCGGCCTCCTCGTGCTCAGGGCATACAGCCAGAGGCTGAAGGGGCTGCccgggaggagcaggaggaggaggaggaggaagaggaggaggaggaggtggtggaggaggaggaggaggaggaggaggagcaggccTTTCAGGTGTCTCTGGAAGACTTGGCAGGGCATGAAGGCAGCGAGAAGGGGGCCAGGCTGGAGCCCCAAGgctcggaggaggaggaggaggaggaggaggaggagagcctgGCAGTGGCGGAGCAGGTAGCCGACTTTGCCAGCTCCCTGCTGGCCGCCCTCCACTGCTGGCACTATCGGGCCAACGCTTTACTTTTCTCCCGGGGCGCTATG GAGAAGGGGCGTAGGGAGTCCGAAGGCCCCAAGAGCCGCAGAAGGCCCGGCGGCCGGTCTCCCACTAGTGCTGAGAAGCGCATGAGCTTTGAGTCCACCTCTTCGCTGCCAGAG GTTGAGCCAGACCCTGAGCCTGAGACAGAGCAGGAAGTATTTGCTGCTGTGGAAGGTGCCAGCATCGAGGAGGTGCCCTCAGACATGGAGTCTCCAGAAGTCCTGGAAACACAGCTTGATGCCCACCAGGAGCTGCTGGGGATGGCCCCCCCGGGTGACATGGTGGACTTTGTGGTGGCTGAGAGCACCGAGGACCTTAAGACTCTGagcagtgaggaggaggaggaggaggaggaggacgtgGGTGCCACGCAGGAGTCCGAGAGCCTCCTGCCGCCCTCTGTGCTGGACCAGGCCAGCATCATTGCCGAGCGCTTCGTCAGCAGCTTCTCTCGGCGGAGCAGCCTGGCCCTGGAGGATGGCAAGGCCAGCGGCTTTGGGAGCCCGAGGCTGACAAGCCGGAGCAGCAGCGTGCTCAGCCTAGAGGGCAGCGAGAAGGGCTCGGCCCGGCGTGGCAGCACCACCGACGCCCTCGGCTCGCAGCCGCCCCCAGAGGTGGACAGTGGTGTGGGCGTGGCCACGGAGAGCAGCCCTTCGGTCAACGGGACGGAGCCCCCGAGTCCAGGCTGCCCTGCAGAGCCCGACAGGTCTTCCTGTAAGAAGAAGGAATCGGCACTCTCCACCCGAGACCGGCTGTTGCTGGACAAGATCAAGAGCTACTATGAGAACGCGGAGCACCATGACGCGGGCTTTAGCATCCGGCGCCGAGAGAGCCTCTCCTACATCCCCAAAGGGCTGGTGAGGAACTCCGTTTCCAGATTCAACAGCCTTCCCAGGCCGGACCCAGAGCCCACGGCTCCGCTGGGGCACAGGAGGCAGGTGGGCTCCCGGCCGGCTTCGTGGGCTATGTTTGACCTCCCAGGCCCCGGCCAGGCGAGCGCTGGGGAGCCGGCTCCTATCACAGATGCTGAGTTCAGGCCGTCTTCAGAAATTGTAAAGATCTGGGAGGGAATGGAGTCTCCCGGGGAGAGCTCTCACAAGGGGCCTGGCCAAGGCCAGGCCAATGGTTTTGACCTGCACGAACCGCTCTTCATCCTGGAGGAGCACGAACTGGGGGCCATCACTGAGGAGTCGGCCGCTGCCTCCCCTGAGAGTGCCTCCCCCACGGAGCGGCCCAGCCCGGCCCACCTGGCCCGGGAGCTGAAGGAGCTCGTGAAGGAGCTGAGTGGCGACGTCCAGGGGGAGCTGGTGGCTCCACTGCACCCACGCATCGTCCAGCTCTCCCACGTGATGGATGGCCGCGTGAGCGAGCGAGTCAAGAACAAGGTCTACCAGCTGGCCCGCCAGTACAGCCTGCGGATCAAGAGCAAATCTGTGCCAGCCAGGCCACCACTCCAGTGGGGAAAGGCGGCTCCCACCATTCCCTGCCTGCAGGAGGAGGCTGGAGCGCCCTCGGGTGGCAAAG GTAAGAGAAAGCCGGTGCTGTCCCTCCTCAACGATGAGCAGACGGTGGCCCCGGAGCATAGCCCGCCCAAGCCCTGCTCTCCTCGGCATTGCTCCTTCAGCCCCACCGCTGCCAGCCCGAGGACCACCTCGCCTGGGGTCCGGCCCTCCTCTCGAAGCCCCCTCAGCCCCTTCGACACTGAGACCTTCAACTGGCCTGACGTCCGAGAGCTCTGCTCCAAGTACACCTCCCACGACGAGGCATTCCAGGCCGAGGGCGGCCGGCCCCGTGGCCAGCCTGTCAACCGGAGCCGCTCGGTGCCGGAGAACATGGTGGAGCCCCCTCTGGCGGGCAAGGTGGGCCGCTGCTGCAGCGTGGGCGCCAAGAGGGGCCGGGCAGACCCAGAGgccacccagccccagccccctgggGGATTGCCCCAAAGCAGGCCGGTCGGAGAGGAAGCCCTGTATGTCACCGCGGACCTCACCCTGGAGAACAACGGGCGGGTGATCGTCATGGAGAAGggccctctgccctgccccgctgcggggctggaggagggcagtGGGCAGAGACCAAGCTCACCAGCAGCCGCGGTGGGACAGGGCCTGGATTTCCAGGAGTCTGGGATTTCCAGGAGTCCGGAGTATTGGCCAAAGGAAGAGGGTCCCAGGGACCCAGTGGACCCAGGCCAGCAGGGCAGAGTGAGAAACCTGAGGGAGAAATTCCAGGCCTTGAACTCCGTAGGGTGA